In Hwangdonia lutea, a single window of DNA contains:
- a CDS encoding carboxypeptidase-like regulatory domain-containing protein has protein sequence MKQLLLFIAILFYCDSMMSQNIQRIEVNGVILADNNDVENITVYNASSNKGTITNGKGEFTIHVALHDIIEISALQFKTVSITITEDAIASKQLKIYLAEQVNQLGAVLLSTGLSGDLVTDIDNTEELPKIELDLGNMNALEYFDDNAFNNDLIRDELNRIVSKGQFYNGIDFASLLGINKLLQRKRKQSNFYKKDEKPKDLLDVYSHKFISEFCNIPFEKVELFVAFIEAEGIKDELYKPENEVYLLEYLMRQSKEFLMLEDAKH, from the coding sequence TTGCCATATTGTTTTATTGTGATTCGATGATGAGTCAGAATATCCAGCGTATTGAAGTTAACGGTGTTATTCTTGCTGATAATAATGATGTAGAAAATATTACGGTTTACAATGCATCGTCTAATAAAGGCACAATTACCAATGGCAAGGGTGAATTTACTATTCATGTGGCTTTACATGATATTATCGAAATTTCCGCACTGCAGTTTAAAACCGTTTCAATCACAATTACCGAGGACGCTATAGCGTCTAAACAGTTAAAGATTTATTTAGCCGAACAGGTAAATCAATTAGGTGCTGTGTTATTATCCACGGGACTTTCAGGTGATTTGGTTACCGATATTGATAATACTGAAGAATTGCCCAAAATAGAACTCGATTTAGGCAATATGAATGCTTTGGAATATTTTGATGACAATGCTTTTAATAACGACTTAATTAGAGATGAATTAAATAGGATTGTGAGTAAAGGGCAGTTTTACAACGGAATAGATTTTGCTTCATTGTTGGGGATCAATAAGTTGTTACAACGGAAAAGAAAGCAAAGTAATTTTTATAAAAAGGATGAAAAACCTAAAGATTTATTGGATGTTTATTCCCATAAATTTATTAGCGAATTTTGTAATATTCCGTTTGAAAAAGTAGAGTTGTTTGTGGCTTTTATTGAAGCTGAAGGCATAAAAGACGAGTTATATAAACCAGAAAACGAAGTGTATTTACTCGAGTACTTAATGCGGCAAAGCAAAGAATTTTTGATGTTGGAAGATGCAAAACATTAA
- a CDS encoding DUF6702 family protein, translating to MTFLKSFLFFLIIPLFAFSAMHKYYVSVTQINYVEEKASVQIISRIFIDDFENVLRKRYNDNITLAGKNEPKTVDAYIARYLNEKIKIKINNKAAKINFIGKEYNGDIMQCYLEIEGVKAINAFEITNQLLFDLFQEQQNIVKTKINETHKSFLFILQKDHALLNFD from the coding sequence ATGACATTTTTAAAGTCTTTTTTATTCTTTTTAATAATTCCACTTTTTGCCTTTAGCGCCATGCACAAATATTATGTGAGCGTAACGCAAATAAATTATGTAGAAGAGAAGGCATCGGTACAAATAATATCGAGGATTTTTATTGACGATTTCGAGAATGTTTTGCGCAAACGTTACAACGACAACATAACCTTGGCAGGTAAAAACGAACCAAAAACGGTAGATGCTTATATTGCACGTTATTTAAACGAAAAAATAAAAATTAAAATTAATAATAAGGCCGCCAAAATTAACTTTATTGGAAAAGAATATAACGGCGATATTATGCAATGCTACCTGGAAATTGAAGGCGTTAAAGCCATTAATGCATTTGAAATTACTAACCAATTGCTGTTCGATTTATTTCAAGAACAACAAAATATTGTTAAAACCAAAATAAACGAAACACATAAAAGCTTTTTGTTTATTCTTCAAAAAGACCATGCTTTGTTAAACTTTGATTAA
- a CDS encoding M1 family metallopeptidase, producing the protein MKKIAYYFLSAVFITSGVFAQDQDQQERKKGHTNTNKFKQLYDEFSTPNMYRAASGAPGVAYYQQQADYKMDIVLDDKNARLSGFETITYTNNSPDVLKYLWVQLDQNQRAKDSKSPLIESSGVAPVLTPSQFAKNYIKAPLERGFNIEEVKDANGKPLKHMINRTMMRVELPKAMKSGDKFSFSIKWWYNINNHVDEGGRSGYEYFPKDGNRAYVIAQFFPRMAVYSDVEGWQNSQFWGRDEFALPFGDYEVNITVPADHILDATGKLLNRKEVFTKTMMDRYEQAKKSYNEPVIIVNQTEAEAAEKGFSNQTKTWKFKAENVRDYGFATSRKFIWDMMAVKIGNKDVMAVSLYPKEGNPLWEDWSTKAVASTLETYSRMTFDYPYHKAISVHAKRQGMEYPMICWNYGRPDEDGNYSDRVKYGMMGVIIHEIGHNFFPMIVNSDERQWTWMDEGLNTFLQYVAEQDFGEKHPKALSPQHKNFPSDRGPAHLIVPYMGGNQDYIAPIMTKGLNTYQFGNNAYGKPATALNILRETVMGRELFDYAFKEYSHRWMFKHPTPEDFFRTMEDASAFDLDWFWRGWFYTTDWVDIGVKEVKKYYVSSEPNAYMKELMEERGISKNQLRPLVYMVEEGSEDFKEDMKKQKPVESAPSVKEYIMDNFTPEEQKNIKSPKYFYNITFEKPGGLVMPIIVEYTYADGTTKTETYPAQIWRLNDNEVKKAIASEKEIVSIKVDPNLETADVDTSNNSWPREVTQSQFDQFKEKIDGK; encoded by the coding sequence ATGAAAAAAATTGCCTATTACTTTCTGTCTGCGGTATTTATTACTTCGGGGGTTTTTGCTCAAGATCAAGATCAGCAAGAGCGCAAAAAAGGACATACAAATACCAATAAATTTAAGCAATTGTACGATGAGTTTTCAACACCAAATATGTACAGAGCCGCCTCGGGAGCACCGGGTGTGGCATATTATCAGCAACAAGCCGATTATAAAATGGACATTGTTTTAGACGATAAAAATGCGAGATTGTCTGGTTTTGAAACTATTACTTATACCAATAATTCGCCTGATGTTTTAAAATATCTTTGGGTACAATTGGACCAAAATCAACGTGCCAAGGACTCTAAATCGCCGCTAATTGAAAGCAGTGGTGTGGCACCGGTGTTAACGCCTTCACAGTTTGCAAAAAATTATATTAAGGCACCATTAGAGCGAGGTTTTAATATTGAGGAGGTTAAAGATGCCAATGGCAAACCTTTAAAGCACATGATTAATAGAACCATGATGCGTGTGGAATTGCCAAAAGCCATGAAATCGGGCGACAAATTTTCGTTTTCCATTAAGTGGTGGTATAATATTAATAATCACGTAGATGAAGGTGGGCGTTCGGGTTACGAGTATTTTCCAAAAGATGGAAATAGAGCTTATGTCATTGCACAGTTTTTTCCAAGAATGGCAGTTTATAGCGATGTGGAAGGTTGGCAGAATTCTCAATTTTGGGGACGTGATGAGTTTGCATTACCATTTGGCGATTATGAAGTAAATATTACCGTACCGGCAGACCATATTTTGGATGCCACAGGGAAACTTCTAAACAGAAAGGAAGTGTTTACAAAAACGATGATGGATCGTTACGAACAAGCTAAAAAATCGTATAACGAACCGGTTATTATTGTAAATCAAACAGAAGCTGAAGCGGCGGAAAAAGGATTTTCAAACCAAACCAAAACATGGAAATTTAAAGCAGAAAATGTACGTGATTATGGCTTTGCCACATCAAGAAAGTTTATTTGGGATATGATGGCCGTAAAAATCGGTAATAAAGATGTTATGGCGGTGTCTTTGTATCCAAAAGAAGGTAACCCGTTGTGGGAGGACTGGTCTACAAAAGCTGTTGCTAGCACTTTGGAAACCTATTCCAGAATGACGTTTGATTATCCTTACCATAAAGCGATTTCTGTTCATGCCAAACGCCAAGGTATGGAATACCCTATGATTTGTTGGAATTACGGCAGACCAGATGAGGATGGTAATTATAGCGACCGAGTTAAATATGGTATGATGGGGGTAATTATCCATGAAATTGGTCATAACTTTTTTCCTATGATTGTAAATAGTGACGAGCGCCAATGGACATGGATGGACGAAGGCTTAAACACATTTTTACAGTATGTGGCAGAACAGGATTTTGGTGAAAAACATCCCAAAGCATTATCGCCACAGCACAAAAACTTTCCGTCCGATCGTGGGCCAGCACATTTAATTGTGCCATATATGGGTGGTAATCAAGATTATATTGCACCAATAATGACCAAAGGACTTAATACCTATCAATTTGGAAATAACGCTTACGGTAAACCGGCCACGGCTTTAAATATTTTAAGAGAAACCGTAATGGGTCGCGAATTATTCGATTATGCCTTTAAAGAGTATTCGCATCGTTGGATGTTTAAGCACCCAACACCAGAAGATTTTTTCAGAACTATGGAAGATGCATCGGCTTTCGATTTAGACTGGTTTTGGAGAGGTTGGTTTTACACAACCGATTGGGTGGATATCGGTGTAAAAGAGGTGAAAAAATACTATGTGTCGTCAGAACCTAATGCCTACATGAAAGAACTTATGGAAGAAAGAGGTATTAGTAAAAACCAATTAAGACCCTTGGTTTATATGGTTGAAGAAGGTAGCGAAGACTTTAAAGAAGACATGAAAAAGCAAAAACCAGTTGAAAGCGCACCATCTGTAAAAGAATACATTATGGATAACTTTACGCCAGAAGAACAGAAAAACATCAAATCGCCTAAGTACTTCTATAATATTACCTTCGAAAAACCAGGAGGTTTGGTAATGCCTATTATAGTGGAGTACACGTATGCAGATGGCACGACGAAAACCGAAACCTATCCAGCGCAAATCTGGAGGTTAAACGATAATGAAGTTAAAAAAGCTATCGCTTCAGAAAAAGAAATTGTAAGTATTAAAGTAGATCCGAATTTAGAAACGGCAGATGTTGATACTTCAAACAATTCTTGGCCGAGAGAAGTTACACAAAGTCAATTCGATCAATTTAAAGAGAAAATAGACGGAAAATAA
- a CDS encoding Sec-independent protein translocase subunit TatA/TatB, giving the protein MIYQPTFLFISGAEIAFILFIVIMVFGADKLPEIARGLGKGMRTLKDATNDIKHEITKTVEKNGIDTSITTDVKKELDKVKDDLEDFTGSVKRKF; this is encoded by the coding sequence GTGATATATCAACCTACATTTTTATTTATTAGCGGTGCAGAAATAGCTTTTATACTATTTATTGTCATCATGGTTTTTGGTGCCGACAAGCTGCCGGAAATAGCCCGTGGCTTGGGTAAAGGTATGCGTACGCTTAAAGATGCTACCAACGATATTAAACATGAAATTACCAAAACTGTCGAAAAAAACGGTATAGACACCAGCATCACTACCGATGTAAAAAAAGAGCTCGATAAAGTAAAAGACGATCTAGAAGATTTTACAGGCTCAGTAAAACGTAAGTTTTAA
- a CDS encoding ATP-binding protein, translated as MKTNLLVSFLLVTTLVFGKTDREIIKEIDQKNASALILFNNQQIVKSFKEFIHAKALSDSIQDNYGSATANFHLGNIYYLMENYKSAQEHYQLTLDVLKELDDDYLVSSSFLNLAKIFRDQNKYNKSIEYFEKALQFSVAKRGLQTAEKENLQNIYVEAKINLCELYIEKNSLDEALINLLKLGNYLKTNSVNSSLEGYFNYVYGIYYAKKELYNNASNKFREAIFSLNEHNEEVDLALMSDIYMQLSIALAKSGKSTEAYITLLEQNNYKDQLSNEEKNRHDLILKSKFLIEDYKNEAKTANIARLEQMEIANKFKKINIIFFITLLLLVVSFIVIYKSYSSKIKLSKTLKLKNNELQLAKDEALKTSELKSKFISNVSHELRTPLYGVVGITSLLLNERKNLSERDRKYLQSLKYSGDYLLNLVNDILQANKMEAQKIELKNVSVNLKSLMQRIVDSFEYRLQESNNIIKLSIDEEIPEYIKVDKVRMSQVLLNLIGNSIKFTESGVIDLRIKLLNLDEEKVSLRFEIEDNGIGIPEDKFKTIFDNFSQLGNENNTNYQGTGLGLSITQNIIQLFESQIELESEVGKGTKFSFNIDFEIDQESKTVVDLNAPKKVKLNKGNKYKILIVEDNKINQIVTKNLLVKQNYACDIVDNGLKAVEIMKAKNSYDLILMDINMPVMNGNDATVAIRQFNKEIPIIALTAADIEEVKQDFDIIGFNDIITKPFDNYEFFQTIASHIQNSNSCEVKLVKAS; from the coding sequence ATGAAAACAAATCTACTTGTAAGTTTTCTATTGGTTACCACCTTGGTTTTTGGTAAAACAGATAGAGAAATCATAAAAGAAATTGATCAAAAAAACGCTTCTGCATTAATTCTCTTTAACAATCAACAAATAGTAAAGTCATTTAAAGAATTTATTCATGCTAAAGCATTGTCAGATTCCATACAAGACAATTACGGAAGTGCTACGGCTAATTTTCACTTAGGTAATATTTATTACTTAATGGAAAATTATAAGTCTGCCCAAGAGCATTATCAATTAACATTAGATGTTTTAAAAGAGTTAGATGACGATTACCTGGTTTCAAGTTCGTTTTTAAACCTAGCCAAAATATTTAGAGACCAGAATAAATACAATAAAAGCATTGAATATTTTGAGAAAGCACTTCAGTTTTCTGTTGCTAAAAGAGGCTTACAGACTGCCGAAAAAGAAAATCTCCAAAACATATATGTTGAGGCAAAGATTAATTTATGCGAATTATATATTGAAAAAAACAGCTTAGACGAGGCGTTGATAAACCTTTTAAAATTAGGCAACTATCTAAAAACAAATTCTGTAAATTCTAGTTTAGAAGGGTATTTCAATTATGTTTACGGTATATATTATGCAAAAAAAGAACTGTATAATAATGCAAGCAATAAATTTAGGGAAGCTATTTTTTCATTAAATGAACACAACGAAGAAGTCGATTTAGCTTTAATGAGTGATATTTATATGCAATTGTCCATTGCCTTGGCAAAATCAGGTAAAAGCACAGAAGCATACATTACTTTATTGGAACAAAATAATTACAAAGACCAACTTTCCAATGAAGAAAAAAACAGACATGATTTAATTTTAAAATCTAAATTTTTAATTGAAGATTACAAAAACGAGGCCAAAACCGCAAATATTGCACGACTGGAGCAAATGGAGATAGCCAATAAGTTCAAGAAAATCAATATCATATTTTTTATAACCTTGTTGCTGTTAGTGGTTTCATTCATCGTTATTTATAAAAGTTATAGCTCTAAAATAAAATTGAGCAAAACTTTAAAGCTTAAAAACAACGAATTACAACTTGCTAAGGATGAGGCCTTAAAAACCTCAGAGTTAAAAAGTAAATTTATTTCAAACGTATCTCACGAATTGAGAACACCGCTTTATGGTGTAGTTGGTATAACATCGCTCTTGTTAAACGAGAGAAAGAACCTTAGCGAACGCGACAGAAAATATTTGCAATCTCTTAAATATTCCGGTGATTACCTTTTAAATTTAGTTAACGATATATTACAAGCCAACAAAATGGAAGCTCAAAAAATCGAGCTTAAAAATGTGTCGGTAAACCTAAAATCTTTAATGCAGCGCATAGTCGATTCTTTTGAATACAGATTACAAGAATCGAATAACATTATTAAATTGTCTATTGACGAAGAAATCCCGGAGTACATTAAAGTTGATAAAGTTAGAATGTCTCAGGTTTTACTAAATTTAATTGGGAATAGTATAAAATTTACTGAAAGCGGTGTTATTGATTTGAGAATAAAACTACTAAACCTAGATGAGGAAAAGGTGAGTTTGCGTTTTGAAATTGAAGATAACGGCATAGGGATTCCTGAAGATAAGTTTAAAACCATTTTCGATAATTTTTCCCAATTAGGAAATGAAAATAATACGAATTATCAAGGCACTGGTTTGGGGCTGTCCATAACCCAAAACATTATTCAACTATTTGAGAGCCAAATTGAACTTGAAAGTGAAGTAGGTAAAGGCACCAAGTTTAGCTTTAATATAGATTTCGAAATAGACCAAGAAAGTAAAACGGTAGTAGACCTAAACGCACCAAAAAAGGTGAAACTAAATAAAGGTAATAAGTATAAAATTTTAATAGTTGAAGATAATAAGATAAACCAAATTGTAACTAAAAATTTATTGGTTAAGCAAAACTACGCTTGCGACATTGTTGATAATGGTTTAAAAGCCGTTGAAATAATGAAAGCTAAAAACAGTTACGATCTTATTTTAATGGATATTAATATGCCCGTTATGAATGGTAATGATGCCACCGTGGCCATTAGGCAATTTAATAAAGAAATACCTATTATAGCTTTAACAGCTGCCGATATTGAAGAGGTTAAACAAGATTTTGATATTATAGGGTTTAACGATATTATCACCAAACCATTTGATAATTACGAGTTTTTTCAAACGATAGCTTCGCATATTCAAAATTCGAATTCTTGTGAAGTAAAATTGGTTAAGGCATCTTAA